In Lacrimispora indolis DSM 755, a genomic segment contains:
- the tuf gene encoding elongation factor Tu, producing the protein MAKAKFERNKTHCNIGTIGHVDHGKTTLTAAITKTLHERLGTGQAVAFENIDKAPEERERGITISTSHVEYETEKRHYAHVDCPGHADYVKNMITGAAQMDGAILVVAATDGVMAQTREHILLSRQVGVPYIVVFMNKCDMVDDAELLELVDMEIRELLNEYEFPGDDTPIIQGSALKALEDPSSSWGDKVLELMNAVDEWIPDPVRETDKPFLMPIEDVFSITGRGTVATGRVERGTLHVSDEVEIVGIHEETRKVVVTGIEMFRKLLDEAQAGDNIGALLRGVQRTEIERGQCLVKPGSVKCHKKFTAQVYVLTKDEGGRHTPFFNNYRPQFYFRTTDVTGVCDLPAGTEMCMPGDNVEMSVELIHPVAMEQGLRFAIREGGRTVGSGRVVTIVE; encoded by the coding sequence ATGGCTAAAGCTAAGTTTGAAAGAAACAAAACCCATTGTAACATCGGTACCATCGGTCACGTTGACCACGGCAAAACTACTTTAACAGCTGCTATCACAAAGACTCTTCATGAAAGATTAGGTACTGGACAGGCAGTAGCTTTCGAGAATATCGATAAGGCTCCGGAAGAGAGAGAGCGTGGTATCACCATTTCCACTTCCCACGTTGAGTATGAGACAGAGAAGAGACACTATGCACACGTTGATTGCCCAGGACATGCTGACTACGTTAAGAACATGATCACTGGTGCTGCACAGATGGACGGCGCTATCTTAGTTGTAGCTGCTACCGATGGTGTTATGGCTCAGACAAGAGAGCACATCCTGCTTTCCCGTCAGGTAGGCGTTCCTTACATCGTTGTATTCATGAACAAGTGCGATATGGTTGACGATGCAGAATTACTTGAATTAGTAGACATGGAAATCCGTGAGCTGTTAAACGAGTATGAATTCCCAGGCGATGATACACCAATCATCCAGGGTTCTGCTTTAAAGGCTCTTGAAGATCCTTCCAGCTCTTGGGGAGACAAGGTTCTTGAGTTAATGAATGCAGTAGATGAGTGGATTCCTGATCCTGTACGTGAAACAGATAAGCCATTCTTAATGCCAATCGAGGACGTTTTCTCTATCACAGGCCGTGGTACTGTTGCTACCGGTAGAGTAGAGCGTGGTACTTTACACGTATCTGATGAAGTTGAAATCGTTGGTATTCATGAAGAAACACGTAAGGTTGTTGTAACCGGTATCGAAATGTTCCGTAAGCTGCTTGACGAAGCTCAGGCTGGTGATAACATCGGTGCATTACTTCGTGGCGTTCAGAGAACTGAAATCGAAAGAGGACAGTGTCTGGTTAAGCCAGGTTCTGTAAAGTGCCACAAGAAGTTTACCGCTCAGGTTTACGTTTTAACAAAAGATGAAGGTGGACGTCATACTCCTTTCTTCAACAACTACAGACCTCAGTTCTATTTCAGAACAACTGACGTTACCGGCGTTTGCGATTTACCAGCCGGCACAGAAATGTGTATGCCTGGCGATAACGTAGAAATGTCTGTAGAGCTGATTCATCCGGTAGCTATGGAGCAGGGTCTTCGTTTCGCTATCCGTGAGGGCGGCCGTACAGTAGGTTCAGGTAGAGTTGTTACTATCGTTGAATAA
- a CDS encoding MATE family efflux transporter, which produces MSDTIKERQKQFILTGGLWKVMVQLSWPAVVAMVFYGFNTVLDAIFVGQFVGDTAVAGVSLAYPLSQISTAFGSLIGVGAGSVLSIAIGARDQETQERLMGVVNRLSVICAILYMLVTFAFAKPLIVMMGGTGEALAYGVSYFRICITGAFFWIYGLAGNMIIRAEGRMKTAAWMMVVGLVVNAVFNYIFMGIFNMDVEGAAWGTNVGMLAYTVMGWLYFGRGKATFHAKLLSLKGDKKITTSVLRLGMSSLIMSVMSLIQGLVVFNALARYGTTADIAFYGVVYRVFQFLLTPIFGLMRALQPVIGINYGAKQYDRVIRSYKVFAAAALILTLPFWFASLAAPGWILGMMLKEQAFTSAHFLYFRVYMAILPALSFIFMAMTLFPSVDKGKPAMIIGMARQFVFYVPVMMLLPRWIGVGGVYYGSLAIDAIIVLWTVILVKKEFNSLRYRPEMELEA; this is translated from the coding sequence ATGAGTGACACAATCAAAGAAAGACAAAAGCAATTTATCCTGACCGGAGGGCTGTGGAAGGTTATGGTACAGCTTTCCTGGCCGGCAGTGGTGGCAATGGTATTCTATGGTTTTAATACCGTACTGGATGCCATTTTTGTAGGGCAGTTCGTAGGCGATACGGCCGTCGCCGGGGTTTCCCTGGCCTATCCCCTTTCCCAGATCAGCACTGCCTTCGGTTCCCTCATCGGCGTGGGAGCCGGTTCCGTACTGAGCATAGCCATCGGCGCAAGGGATCAGGAAACCCAGGAACGGCTGATGGGAGTAGTGAACCGTTTATCCGTCATATGTGCCATTCTGTACATGCTTGTGACCTTTGCTTTTGCAAAGCCTCTCATTGTCATGATGGGCGGAACAGGCGAAGCCCTTGCTTATGGCGTCAGCTATTTCAGGATCTGCATCACGGGCGCCTTCTTCTGGATCTATGGGCTTGCCGGCAACATGATCATCCGGGCCGAAGGCAGGATGAAAACAGCTGCATGGATGATGGTCGTGGGTCTTGTGGTCAATGCCGTCTTCAATTACATCTTCATGGGAATTTTTAATATGGATGTGGAGGGTGCTGCCTGGGGAACCAATGTGGGTATGTTGGCTTATACTGTGATGGGCTGGCTTTATTTCGGCCGGGGCAAAGCCACCTTCCATGCAAAGCTGCTCTCACTGAAAGGTGACAAGAAAATCACAACCTCTGTTTTGCGGCTTGGCATGTCCTCACTGATCATGTCCGTCATGTCCTTAATCCAGGGCCTGGTGGTGTTTAACGCCCTGGCACGGTACGGAACAACGGCGGATATCGCTTTTTACGGGGTGGTTTACCGGGTGTTCCAGTTCCTGCTTACCCCCATCTTCGGGCTGATGCGGGCTCTACAGCCTGTCATTGGAATCAATTACGGCGCAAAGCAGTATGACCGGGTCATCCGCTCTTATAAAGTTTTCGCCGCTGCTGCCCTGATCCTCACCCTGCCCTTCTGGTTTGCCTCACTTGCCGCACCGGGCTGGATTCTTGGCATGATGCTCAAAGAGCAGGCGTTCACAAGCGCCCACTTCCTGTATTTCAGGGTGTATATGGCGATCCTTCCTGCCTTATCCTTTATTTTCATGGCCATGACCTTATTCCCGTCAGTGGACAAAGGCAAGCCCGCTATGATCATCGGCATGGCTAGACAGTTTGTTTTCTATGTACCGGTGATGATGCTGCTGCCAAGGTGGATCGGCGTTGGCGGCGTATATTACGGCTCTCTGGCAATTGACGCAATCATCGTTTTGTGGACCGTAATTCTTGTGAAGAAGGAATTTAACAGCCTAAGGTACAGGCCGGAAATGGAACTGGAAGCTTAA
- the rpsG gene encoding 30S ribosomal protein S7, with the protein MPRKGHTQKRDVLVDPLYNNKVVTKLINNIMYDGKKGVAQKIVYGAFTRVEEKTGKPAVEVFEEAMNNIMPVLEVKAKRIGGATYQVPIEVRPERRQTLALRWITLFSRKRGEKTQEERLANEIMDAANNTGAAVKKKEDMHKMAEANKAFSHYRF; encoded by the coding sequence GTGCCACGTAAAGGACATACTCAAAAAAGAGACGTATTAGTGGATCCGCTTTACAATAACAAGGTTGTTACAAAGCTGATCAACAATATCATGTATGATGGTAAAAAGGGTGTTGCTCAGAAGATCGTATACGGCGCATTTACCCGTGTAGAAGAAAAGACCGGTAAACCAGCCGTTGAAGTATTCGAAGAGGCGATGAACAACATCATGCCTGTACTTGAAGTAAAGGCAAAACGTATCGGCGGAGCTACCTATCAGGTGCCGATCGAAGTAAGACCGGAGAGAAGACAGACATTAGCCTTAAGATGGATTACTCTGTTCTCTCGTAAGAGAGGCGAAAAGACTCAGGAAGAAAGACTTGCTAATGAGATCATGGATGCTGCCAATAACACTGGTGCTGCTGTAAAGAAGAAAGAAGATATGCACAAGATGGCTGAGGCAAACAAGGCATTCTCTCATTACAGATTCTAA
- the rpsL gene encoding 30S ribosomal protein S12, protein MPTFNQLVRKGRQTSAKKSTAPALQKGYNSLQKKATDISAPQKRGVCTAVKTATPKKPNSALRKIARVRLSNGIEVTSYIPGEGHNLQEHSVVLIRGGRVKDLPGTRYHIVRGTLDTAGVANRRQARSKYGAKRPKEKK, encoded by the coding sequence ATGCCAACATTTAACCAGTTAGTAAGAAAGGGTAGACAGACAAGCGCAAAGAAATCCACAGCACCGGCTCTGCAGAAGGGTTACAACTCTTTACAGAAGAAGGCGACTGATATTTCTGCTCCACAGAAAAGAGGCGTTTGTACCGCAGTTAAGACTGCTACACCTAAAAAGCCTAACTCGGCTCTTAGAAAGATCGCCAGAGTACGTCTTTCTAACGGTATCGAAGTAACAAGTTACATCCCAGGAGAAGGTCATAACCTTCAGGAGCATAGCGTTGTTTTAATCCGCGGCGGAAGAGTAAAAGACTTGCCAGGTACCAGATATCATATCGTAAGAGGTACACTGGATACCGCAGGCGTAGCCAACAGAAGACAGGCTCGTTCCAAGTATGGTGCAAAGAGACCGAAAGAGAAAAAATAA
- a CDS encoding AraC family transcriptional regulator, which yields MKERVFFEEFESLYYFHGSSENWAMQGFHFHNQYEIILFLTDGALMEIGNRTYHVNAGDLFFINNKEYHRTSGAEGKAHNRYVLMFEPELLVNMAAAFHYDFSVFFENRPEQFIHRLHLSGEKLEKVEKLFGKIEGNINSDHKNSAESSVKLKLSILEAITAINEMYRFFIEEEKNNKGLDEKRKQEFQDPILYRERIEQLKKYIAAHVEERLDLDEISRKFYMNRYYLSHYFKKETGFTLMQYVANQKIIAAKALLKEGNSVTDVALKLSYNSDSHFIAVFKKLTGITPKKYAQSGKRNHA from the coding sequence ATGAAAGAACGGGTATTCTTTGAAGAATTTGAATCATTGTACTATTTTCATGGAAGTTCCGAAAACTGGGCCATGCAGGGCTTCCATTTTCACAACCAGTATGAAATCATCCTCTTCCTTACGGACGGGGCATTGATGGAAATCGGAAACCGTACTTATCACGTAAATGCAGGGGACTTGTTTTTTATTAACAACAAGGAGTATCACAGGACCAGCGGTGCGGAAGGAAAGGCCCACAACCGCTATGTCCTCATGTTTGAGCCTGAGCTTCTTGTGAACATGGCAGCGGCTTTTCACTACGATTTCTCCGTGTTTTTTGAAAACCGGCCGGAGCAGTTTATTCACAGACTGCACCTTTCAGGGGAAAAGCTTGAAAAGGTGGAAAAGCTGTTTGGAAAGATAGAAGGGAATATTAATTCCGACCATAAAAACAGCGCAGAATCCTCGGTTAAGCTTAAGCTCTCTATTCTGGAAGCAATCACTGCCATTAATGAAATGTACCGGTTTTTTATAGAAGAGGAGAAGAACAATAAGGGCCTGGATGAAAAGAGGAAGCAGGAATTTCAGGATCCCATTTTATACAGGGAAAGGATCGAGCAGCTGAAAAAGTATATAGCGGCCCATGTGGAGGAGAGGCTGGATCTGGATGAAATTTCCCGGAAGTTTTATATGAACCGCTATTATCTGAGTCATTATTTTAAAAAGGAAACAGGCTTTACTCTCATGCAGTATGTGGCAAATCAGAAAATTATAGCGGCAAAAGCCCTGTTAAAGGAAGGAAACTCGGTGACGGATGTGGCCTTAAAGCTTTCCTATAACAGTGACAGCCATTTTATTGCAGTTTTTAAAAAGCTGACCGGAATTACGCCGAAAAAATACGCGCAGTCCGGTAAGAGAAACCATGCATGA
- the fusA gene encoding elongation factor G: protein MAGREYPLERTRNIGIMAHIDAGKTTLTERILYYTGVNYKIGDTHEGTATMDWMAQEQERGITITSAATTCHWTMHENNKVKPGAPEHRINIIDTPGHVDFTVEVERSLRVLDGAVGVFCAKGGVEPQSENVWRQADTYNVPRMAFINKMDIMGANFYGAVEQIKTRLGKNAICIQLPIGAEDEFKGLIDLFEMKAYIYNDDKGDDVTITEDLGDMKDDAEIYRAELVEKISELDDELMMKFLEGEEPSVEELKIALRTATCECKAIPVCCGSAYRNKGVQKLLDAILEYMPAPTDIPSIKGVDMEGNEIERHSSDEEPFAALAFKIMTDPFVGKLAFFRVYSGVMNSGSYVLNATKGKKERVGRILQMHANKRSELDKVYSGDIAAAVGFKITTTGDTICDEQHPVILESMEFPEPVIDIAIEPKTKAGQGKMGEALAKLAEEDPTFRAKTNQETGQVIISGMGELHLEIIVDRLLREFNVEANVGAPQVAYKETFTKTVEVDSKYAKQSGGRGQYGHCKVRFEPMDANGEELFKFESAVVGGAIPKEYIPAVGEGIEEATKSGILGGFPVVGVKATVYDGSYHEVDSSEMAFHIAGSMAFKDAMNKGGSILLEPIMKVEVTMPEDYMGDVIGDINSRRGRIEGMDDIGGGKMVKAFVPLSEMFGYSTDLRSRTQGRGNYSMFFEKYEQVPKNVQEKVLADKKSK, encoded by the coding sequence TTGGCTGGAAGAGAATATCCATTGGAAAGAACCAGAAATATTGGTATTATGGCCCACATCGATGCAGGTAAAACTACATTGACCGAGCGTATCCTCTATTATACTGGTGTAAACTACAAAATCGGTGATACTCATGAAGGTACTGCCACCATGGACTGGATGGCGCAGGAACAGGAAAGAGGTATCACAATTACTTCAGCTGCCACAACCTGCCACTGGACCATGCATGAAAACAACAAAGTGAAGCCAGGCGCTCCGGAGCATCGTATCAACATCATTGATACTCCAGGACACGTTGACTTTACCGTGGAGGTTGAGCGTTCCTTACGTGTACTGGATGGCGCCGTAGGCGTATTCTGTGCAAAGGGCGGTGTTGAACCACAGTCCGAGAACGTATGGCGTCAGGCTGACACTTACAACGTACCCCGTATGGCATTCATCAACAAGATGGATATCATGGGTGCAAATTTCTATGGCGCTGTTGAGCAGATTAAAACCCGTCTGGGCAAGAATGCAATCTGCATTCAGCTTCCCATCGGTGCAGAGGATGAGTTCAAGGGACTCATTGATCTGTTTGAAATGAAGGCTTATATCTACAACGACGATAAAGGCGATGATGTTACCATCACAGAAGATCTTGGAGACATGAAAGATGACGCCGAGATTTATCGTGCAGAACTGGTAGAGAAAATCAGCGAATTAGATGATGAATTAATGATGAAGTTCCTGGAAGGGGAAGAACCTTCTGTGGAAGAATTAAAGATAGCATTAAGAACAGCAACCTGCGAATGCAAGGCCATTCCTGTATGCTGCGGAAGCGCATACAGAAACAAGGGCGTACAGAAGCTCCTGGATGCGATTCTTGAATACATGCCGGCTCCTACTGACATTCCTTCTATCAAGGGTGTTGATATGGAAGGCAATGAGATCGAAAGGCATTCTTCTGATGAAGAGCCGTTCGCAGCTCTGGCATTTAAGATCATGACAGACCCATTCGTTGGAAAACTGGCATTCTTCCGCGTGTACTCCGGTGTCATGAATTCCGGTTCTTACGTGCTGAATGCAACCAAAGGCAAAAAAGAGCGTGTTGGCCGTATCCTTCAGATGCATGCCAATAAGAGATCTGAGCTGGATAAGGTATATTCCGGTGATATTGCTGCAGCCGTTGGTTTTAAAATAACAACAACAGGTGATACAATTTGTGACGAGCAGCACCCGGTAATTCTGGAATCCATGGAATTCCCGGAGCCGGTTATCGATATCGCTATCGAGCCAAAGACCAAAGCTGGTCAGGGCAAGATGGGCGAGGCTTTAGCAAAGCTTGCAGAAGAAGATCCTACCTTCCGTGCAAAGACCAACCAGGAGACTGGACAGGTTATCATTTCCGGTATGGGAGAGCTTCATTTGGAGATCATTGTAGACCGTCTGCTTCGTGAGTTCAACGTAGAAGCTAACGTTGGTGCTCCTCAGGTTGCTTACAAAGAAACCTTTACAAAAACCGTTGAGGTTGACAGCAAGTATGCGAAGCAGTCCGGCGGACGTGGTCAGTACGGACACTGTAAGGTTCGCTTTGAGCCGATGGATGCCAATGGCGAAGAGCTGTTTAAGTTTGAGTCCGCTGTTGTCGGCGGTGCTATTCCTAAGGAATACATTCCGGCAGTCGGAGAAGGTATTGAAGAAGCTACCAAGTCCGGTATCCTGGGCGGTTTCCCGGTAGTAGGTGTAAAGGCTACCGTATACGATGGTTCCTACCATGAAGTCGATTCCAGTGAGATGGCTTTCCACATTGCAGGTTCCATGGCGTTTAAGGATGCCATGAACAAGGGTGGTTCCATTCTCCTTGAGCCGATCATGAAGGTAGAAGTAACCATGCCGGAAGATTATATGGGCGACGTAATTGGTGATATCAATTCCCGCCGTGGCCGTATTGAAGGCATGGATGATATCGGCGGAGGCAAGATGGTCAAAGCTTTCGTACCGCTTTCAGAGATGTTCGGTTATTCTACAGATTTACGTTCCAGAACACAGGGACGCGGTAACTACTCCATGTTCTTTGAAAAATACGAGCAGGTACCAAAGAATGTACAGGAAAAAGTTCTTGCAGATAAAAAGAGCAAATAA
- a CDS encoding LTA synthase family protein, which yields MEKEDVYVIKERLRKWCKTAGLFMTTAIMLLIPCVSYILFEYVTGNLPAIPLFMAALNIGWIYLLYLAVFAVSGSTRIGIPLTAVFLYLVSVAEYLVAGFRGRPIMIWDVLALRTAMSVAGNYEFVLTQEMYLACLGVQAICLFALIFPKRVRGRKKRLVFAGGSAGVVFSFCMWFYTALIPNKGLEINMWEVSETYQEYGYVLSTAVSLNYAVQKKPKGYSISKVKQIYDSIIEENQVLLASAGDVDVESIDSTTPVNIICIMNESLSDLKVAGDFETNQEYFPFLNSLKENTVKGSLCVPVFGSLTSNSEFEFLTGDSISLLQANSIAYQFNVKPNTYSLVSTLKSQGYETVAMHPYPRENWNRQECYRNMGIDEFLAIEDYEGSELLRNYVSDRADYEKLIERVESKENPEDKLFLFNVTMQNHGGYETLYDNFDQEVWLTGELKGKYPKTDQYLSLMKRSDEALEYLVSYFEQSSEPTMIVLFGDHQPSVEDEFFDDIAGMPSSLVANKDRLMWYQTPFVIWTNYETQAEEKGKLGAIYLSSELLKRAGVDMTPYQQFLLKMEETFPVVHPIGCYNKEGTYYSWEALKEPGSPYQDLIMDYEYLVYNHIFDGKKFKEMFSLETDN from the coding sequence ATGGAAAAAGAGGATGTTTACGTGATAAAAGAACGGCTGCGAAAGTGGTGTAAAACTGCAGGGCTTTTTATGACCACTGCCATCATGCTTTTGATTCCCTGCGTATCTTATATTCTGTTTGAATATGTGACTGGCAATTTGCCTGCGATTCCCCTGTTTATGGCTGCCTTAAATATAGGCTGGATCTACTTGTTGTATCTTGCAGTTTTCGCAGTCAGCGGAAGCACCAGGATCGGCATCCCCCTGACTGCGGTTTTCCTTTACTTAGTTTCTGTTGCGGAATATCTGGTGGCAGGCTTTCGGGGAAGGCCCATTATGATTTGGGACGTTTTGGCGCTGCGGACTGCCATGAGCGTGGCAGGAAATTATGAGTTTGTTTTGACACAGGAAATGTATCTTGCCTGTCTGGGAGTTCAGGCTATCTGTCTCTTTGCCCTTATATTTCCTAAAAGGGTAAGGGGCAGGAAAAAGCGTCTGGTCTTTGCCGGGGGAAGTGCAGGTGTGGTCTTTAGCTTTTGCATGTGGTTTTATACAGCCTTAATTCCCAATAAGGGCCTTGAAATCAATATGTGGGAGGTCAGCGAGACGTATCAGGAATATGGGTATGTCCTTTCAACGGCTGTTTCCCTCAATTATGCGGTACAGAAAAAGCCCAAAGGCTATAGCATTTCAAAGGTAAAACAGATTTATGATTCTATCATAGAGGAGAACCAGGTTCTTCTGGCTTCGGCAGGAGATGTTGATGTGGAGAGCATAGACAGCACAACGCCGGTGAATATCATCTGTATTATGAATGAAAGCCTTTCCGACTTAAAAGTGGCGGGAGACTTTGAGACGAATCAGGAATACTTTCCCTTTTTAAACAGCCTGAAGGAAAATACGGTGAAGGGGAGCCTTTGCGTTCCAGTATTTGGTTCTTTGACCAGCAATTCTGAGTTTGAATTTTTGACGGGAGATTCCATCTCTCTGCTTCAGGCTAACAGCATTGCTTATCAGTTTAATGTCAAGCCAAATACATATAGCCTTGTGAGTACATTAAAATCCCAGGGCTATGAGACGGTTGCAATGCACCCATATCCAAGAGAGAACTGGAACCGGCAGGAGTGCTACCGGAACATGGGGATAGATGAATTTCTGGCAATAGAAGATTATGAAGGCAGCGAGCTGCTTAGAAACTATGTCAGTGACCGGGCAGATTATGAGAAGCTGATAGAAAGGGTGGAGTCCAAGGAAAATCCGGAGGATAAGCTGTTTCTTTTTAATGTGACCATGCAAAACCATGGGGGCTATGAGACCCTGTATGATAATTTTGACCAGGAAGTATGGCTGACCGGGGAGCTGAAAGGAAAATATCCAAAGACTGACCAGTATTTGTCCCTCATGAAGCGGTCAGATGAAGCTCTCGAATATTTAGTTTCTTATTTTGAGCAAAGTTCCGAGCCTACCATGATCGTTCTTTTTGGGGACCATCAGCCCAGTGTGGAAGATGAATTTTTTGATGACATTGCAGGGATGCCCAGCAGTCTTGTGGCCAATAAGGACCGTCTGATGTGGTATCAGACCCCCTTTGTGATCTGGACCAATTATGAGACCCAGGCAGAGGAAAAAGGGAAGCTGGGGGCCATTTACCTGTCCTCAGAGCTGTTAAAAAGGGCCGGGGTTGATATGACTCCTTATCAGCAGTTTCTCCTGAAAATGGAAGAGACCTTTCCTGTGGTACACCCTATCGGGTGCTACAACAAGGAAGGAACCTACTATTCCTGGGAAGCCTTAAAGGAACCGGGAAGTCCGTACCAGGACCTGATTATGGATTATGAATATCTGGTGTACAACCATATTTTTGATGGGAAAAAGTTCAAAGAAATGTTTTCTTTAGAGACCGACAATTAA
- a CDS encoding ABC transporter substrate-binding protein, translating into MKKAVSLVLAGALALGALTGCSAGGKKADNEVKTLDVVWFSDGKEGESFLGLADQYMSEHPNIKIELIEVPYADLESKIKNMLNGKEAPALARLTNLGPFQNQLVDLGQYVSDKNTFVNSFGEGLKFVFDDKVLAAPMDVTANGLIYNKTAFEKAGVKVPQSEDEIWTWDEWKTAMKTVMEKSDCKYGLVYDKSPQRFTTLLYEAGGSLLNTDLNASNFNTPETRRAVSFFKELHDEEIIPSSVWLGSENPNNLFRTGQVAMHFCGSWMISNYKDQITDFEWGVTYLPKEVRRSSVPGGKYLAAFQNTGVEKEAAQFIEWISKAENNAKYCKENSYLSQVKGNESLDYEYGKEFFDIFSKELAATDSQPGAEWGYQAFTGAVQNDLRDKLIEVLAGKLTADQYAEDMDGLITETLKELND; encoded by the coding sequence ATGAAAAAAGCGGTATCATTGGTGTTGGCAGGGGCACTGGCACTGGGGGCGCTGACAGGCTGCTCTGCAGGGGGGAAAAAGGCGGACAATGAAGTGAAAACACTGGATGTGGTATGGTTCAGCGACGGAAAGGAGGGAGAATCCTTCCTGGGGCTGGCAGATCAGTACATGTCAGAGCATCCCAACATTAAAATTGAACTGATTGAGGTTCCCTATGCTGATCTGGAGAGCAAAATAAAAAATATGCTAAATGGCAAAGAAGCTCCTGCACTGGCCAGGCTTACCAATTTAGGACCGTTCCAGAACCAGCTGGTGGACTTAGGACAGTATGTGTCCGATAAGAACACATTTGTAAACAGCTTTGGCGAAGGACTGAAATTTGTTTTTGATGATAAGGTTCTGGCAGCTCCCATGGATGTGACGGCCAATGGACTGATTTATAACAAGACGGCTTTTGAGAAGGCCGGCGTAAAGGTTCCTCAGTCAGAGGATGAGATCTGGACATGGGATGAATGGAAGACTGCCATGAAAACAGTTATGGAAAAAAGTGACTGCAAATACGGTCTTGTATATGACAAGTCGCCTCAGCGTTTTACCACACTGCTTTACGAGGCAGGGGGAAGCCTGTTAAATACGGACTTAAATGCCTCCAATTTTAATACGCCGGAGACCAGAAGGGCTGTAAGCTTTTTTAAAGAACTTCACGACGAAGAGATCATTCCGTCATCAGTGTGGCTTGGTTCTGAGAATCCCAACAATTTATTCCGGACCGGTCAGGTTGCCATGCATTTTTGCGGAAGCTGGATGATTTCAAATTACAAAGACCAGATCACTGATTTTGAATGGGGGGTGACTTATCTTCCAAAGGAAGTGAGACGTTCCTCTGTGCCGGGAGGAAAATATCTGGCAGCATTCCAGAATACTGGAGTGGAAAAAGAGGCTGCCCAATTCATTGAGTGGATTTCAAAAGCAGAAAATAACGCTAAATATTGTAAGGAAAACAGCTACTTATCCCAGGTAAAGGGAAATGAAAGCCTGGATTATGAATACGGAAAAGAATTTTTTGATATTTTTTCAAAAGAACTGGCTGCTACGGATTCCCAGCCTGGAGCAGAATGGGGGTATCAGGCATTTACCGGAGCTGTCCAAAATGATTTAAGAGATAAGCTGATTGAGGTGCTGGCAGGAAAACTGACTGCTGACCAGTATGCAGAGGATATGGATGGACTGATCACCGAAACGCTGAAGGAACTGAATGATTAA
- a CDS encoding HIT domain-containing protein — translation MKECVFCKIINGDLPGYKIYEDEHTLAFLDIGNDVDGHTIVIPKKHVTNILDCDDETLGYVMNAIKFISNHYTVHCGYSGVNLLNASGTSAQQSVSHFHFHIIPRKKDDGIDAWPDFKGGKFSLEDMHHVLKIQ, via the coding sequence ATGAAGGAATGCGTTTTTTGTAAAATTATTAACGGCGATTTGCCAGGCTATAAAATATATGAAGACGAGCACACATTGGCGTTTCTGGATATAGGAAATGATGTGGATGGCCATACGATCGTTATTCCTAAAAAGCATGTTACTAATATTCTTGACTGTGACGATGAGACTCTTGGGTATGTTATGAATGCAATAAAATTTATCTCAAATCATTATACTGTCCATTGCGGATATTCAGGAGTAAACCTGTTAAATGCCAGCGGAACAAGTGCACAGCAGTCTGTATCCCACTTTCATTTTCACATCATTCCAAGAAAAAAAGATGACGGTATTGACGCATGGCCGGATTTTAAAGGAGGGAAGTTTTCCCTGGAAGACATGCACCATGTATTGAAGATCCAGTAA